One region of Anaeromyxobacter paludicola genomic DNA includes:
- the recO gene encoding DNA repair protein RecO, whose product MTRLELLAVVLRTTDYGESDRVVSLFTEERGKLSAFARGARASRKRFGGALEPFTVLVASLKERPSGDLYGLETVSVRAAFGGIRGDLTRIACAGYACDLARELTRDAEPHPELFQLLCDYLALLDRAPARPAALRAFELGALREAGFAPRLDACARCGAPVTAGDAPRHAFDLSHGGALCPPCAGSGAGGTPVSAEALDALLRLSRAGLEEAALAPLTPAAGAEAQRLLARFVEHLVGHRLASRKFLDELGPMLG is encoded by the coding sequence GTGACCCGGCTCGAGCTCCTCGCCGTGGTCCTGCGCACCACCGACTACGGCGAGTCGGACCGGGTGGTCTCGCTCTTCACCGAGGAGCGGGGCAAGCTCTCCGCCTTCGCGCGGGGCGCCCGCGCCTCCCGCAAGCGCTTCGGCGGCGCCCTCGAGCCGTTCACGGTCCTCGTCGCCTCGCTCAAGGAGCGCCCCTCCGGCGATCTCTACGGGCTCGAGACGGTCTCGGTCCGGGCGGCCTTCGGCGGCATCCGCGGCGACCTCACCCGCATCGCCTGCGCCGGCTACGCCTGCGACCTCGCGCGCGAGCTCACCCGCGACGCCGAGCCGCACCCCGAGCTCTTCCAGCTGCTCTGCGACTACCTCGCGCTGCTCGACCGCGCCCCCGCGCGCCCGGCCGCGCTGCGGGCCTTCGAGCTCGGCGCGCTGCGCGAGGCCGGGTTCGCCCCCCGCCTCGACGCCTGCGCCCGCTGCGGCGCGCCAGTGACGGCCGGCGACGCCCCGCGCCACGCCTTCGACCTCTCCCACGGGGGGGCGCTCTGCCCGCCCTGCGCCGGGAGCGGGGCGGGGGGCACGCCGGTCTCGGCCGAGGCGCTCGACGCCCTGCTGCGGCTCTCCCGCGCCGGCCTGGAGGAGGCCGCCCTGGCCCCGCTCACCCCGGCCGCGGGGGCCGAGGCGCAGCGGCTCCTGGCCCGCTTCGTGGAGCACCTCGTGGGCCACCGGCTGGCGAGCCGGAAGTTCCTCGACGAGCTCGGGCCCATGCTGGGCTGA
- the glyS gene encoding glycine--tRNA ligase subunit beta has translation MADLLFEIGTEELPAGMVPSALRQLEEDLGKALDEARLAHGAVRAVGTPRRLAVVAEGVAAKQPDARTEALGPSVQAAFDAAGKPTPAALGFARSQGVEVAALKRAQTPKGERLAVEKLEKGQKAEKVLPGLLEALLPRIRFRKAMRWGDETVTFARPVRWLVALYGGKVLPVRYGDVASGAETRGHRFVAPRPVKLKGTYADYVAKLRQAGVIVDPVERKALVEKQLAQAARKAGGAVRPDPALVDQVTFLVESPTAIAGTFEESNLSLPAEVVVSEMRNHQRYFAVVDGKGRLQNRFIAVSGTPVKDPKVARHGYERVLRARLADARFFFEEDRKRSLESRVGDLGRRTYQAKLGSELERVERIGQIALALAGQLGLGGRAPELDRAARLCKADLGTGMVGEFPELQGIMGAHYARLEGIDPEVAAAIEDHYRPIGAAEEMPRGDLGALVGLADRLHQLAGIIGVGEKATGAADPFGLRRAAIGLVRILVDRGYHLSLAAAVDGALAAVGPKLVLPREQVKAQVLDFVRGRLKALWSEGADGDLVEAVLSAGFDDVVDARERLAALAEVKRRPDFVPLAVAFKRVANIQEKAQGEGTGRVDPGLLRDDAERALEAEVGRVEEEVVRLRERRDYPAVLRAVAALKPAVDRFFDEVMVMVDDPAVRGNRLALMKRVAALFADVADFRRIQAELPPAEPAQAAGGR, from the coding sequence ATGGCAGACCTTCTCTTTGAAATCGGCACCGAGGAGCTCCCGGCGGGCATGGTCCCGTCGGCGCTGCGACAGCTCGAGGAGGACCTCGGCAAGGCGCTCGACGAGGCGCGGCTCGCGCACGGCGCGGTGAGGGCGGTCGGCACCCCGCGGCGGCTCGCGGTGGTGGCCGAGGGCGTCGCGGCGAAGCAGCCCGACGCGCGCACCGAGGCCCTCGGACCGTCGGTCCAGGCCGCCTTCGACGCGGCCGGCAAGCCCACCCCGGCGGCGCTCGGCTTCGCGAGGAGCCAGGGGGTGGAGGTCGCCGCGCTGAAGCGCGCGCAGACCCCCAAGGGCGAGCGGCTCGCCGTCGAGAAGCTCGAGAAGGGGCAGAAGGCGGAGAAGGTGCTGCCGGGCCTGCTCGAGGCGCTCCTCCCCCGCATCCGCTTCCGGAAGGCGATGCGCTGGGGCGACGAGACCGTCACCTTCGCGCGGCCGGTGCGCTGGCTCGTGGCCCTCTACGGCGGCAAGGTGCTGCCGGTGCGCTACGGCGACGTCGCCTCCGGCGCCGAGACCCGCGGCCACCGCTTCGTCGCGCCCCGGCCGGTGAAGCTCAAGGGCACCTACGCCGACTACGTCGCGAAGCTGCGGCAGGCCGGCGTGATCGTGGACCCGGTCGAGCGCAAGGCGCTCGTGGAGAAGCAGCTCGCCCAGGCCGCGAGGAAGGCGGGCGGCGCCGTCCGGCCCGACCCGGCCCTGGTGGACCAGGTCACCTTCCTCGTCGAGTCCCCCACCGCCATCGCCGGCACCTTCGAGGAGTCGAACCTCTCGCTCCCGGCCGAGGTGGTGGTCTCCGAGATGCGCAACCACCAGCGCTACTTCGCGGTGGTGGACGGGAAGGGGCGGCTGCAGAACCGGTTCATCGCCGTGTCCGGCACCCCGGTGAAGGACCCGAAGGTCGCCCGCCACGGCTACGAGCGCGTGCTCCGCGCCCGCCTCGCCGACGCCCGCTTCTTCTTCGAGGAGGACCGCAAGCGCTCGCTCGAGAGCCGCGTCGGCGACCTGGGCCGCCGCACCTACCAGGCGAAGCTCGGCAGCGAGCTCGAGCGGGTGGAGCGGATCGGCCAGATCGCGCTGGCGCTGGCGGGCCAGCTCGGGCTGGGCGGCCGCGCCCCCGAGCTCGACCGCGCCGCCCGGCTCTGCAAGGCCGACCTCGGCACCGGCATGGTGGGCGAGTTCCCCGAGCTGCAGGGGATCATGGGCGCCCACTACGCCCGGCTCGAGGGGATCGACCCCGAGGTGGCCGCGGCCATCGAGGACCACTACCGGCCCATCGGCGCCGCCGAGGAGATGCCGCGCGGCGATCTCGGCGCGCTCGTCGGGCTCGCCGACCGGCTCCACCAGCTGGCCGGCATCATCGGCGTCGGCGAGAAGGCGACCGGCGCCGCCGATCCCTTCGGCCTGCGCCGCGCCGCCATCGGCCTGGTGCGCATCCTCGTGGACCGGGGCTACCACCTCTCCCTCGCCGCCGCCGTGGACGGGGCCCTGGCGGCCGTGGGCCCGAAGCTCGTGCTCCCCCGCGAGCAGGTGAAGGCGCAGGTGCTCGACTTCGTGCGCGGCCGGCTCAAGGCCCTCTGGAGCGAGGGCGCCGACGGCGATCTCGTCGAGGCGGTGCTCTCGGCCGGCTTCGACGACGTGGTGGACGCCCGGGAGCGGCTCGCCGCCCTCGCCGAGGTGAAGCGCCGGCCGGACTTCGTGCCGCTGGCGGTCGCCTTCAAGCGCGTCGCCAACATCCAGGAGAAGGCGCAGGGGGAGGGGACGGGCCGCGTGGACCCCGGGCTGCTGCGGGACGACGCGGAGCGCGCGCTCGAGGCCGAGGTGGGTCGGGTGGAGGAGGAGGTGGTGCGGCTGCGCGAGCGCCGCGACTACCCGGCCGTCCTCCGGGCCGTGGCCGCCCTCAAGCCGGCGGTGGACCGCTTCTTCGACGAGGTGATGGTGATGGTGGACGACCCCGCGGTGCGCGGGAACCGGCTCGCCCTCATGAAGCGCGTGGCGGCGCTCTTCGCCGACGTCGCCGACTTCCGGCGGATCCAGGCGGAGCTGCCGCCGGCCGAGCCCGCCCAGGCCGCGGGGGGCCGGTGA
- a CDS encoding helix-turn-helix domain-containing protein — MAEREGPVAPSPFEEGAEAPPDVASFGRWLERERELRGLDREEVGRRAKLGTGIVEALESGELARMPPRAYLLGYLRAWAGAAGLDPDEVVLRWQEVEGGLGAAEAEAPARPRPRRSLDPRLLVAVLLAAAALALVLFASTRRPAPLKLDPTRTPGERGSYYQPEAAPPVTR, encoded by the coding sequence ATGGCTGAGCGCGAGGGACCGGTCGCGCCGTCTCCGTTCGAGGAGGGCGCCGAGGCGCCGCCCGACGTGGCCTCCTTCGGCCGCTGGCTGGAGCGTGAGCGCGAGCTGCGCGGCCTCGATCGCGAGGAGGTGGGGCGCCGCGCCAAGCTCGGCACCGGCATCGTCGAGGCCCTCGAGTCGGGGGAGCTCGCCCGCATGCCGCCCCGCGCCTACCTGCTCGGCTACCTGCGCGCCTGGGCCGGCGCGGCGGGGCTCGATCCGGACGAGGTGGTGCTCCGCTGGCAGGAGGTGGAGGGCGGGCTCGGCGCGGCCGAGGCCGAGGCGCCCGCGCGGCCCCGGCCGCGGCGCTCCCTCGACCCGCGGTTGCTGGTCGCCGTCCTCCTCGCCGCCGCGGCGCTGGCGCTGGTGCTCTTCGCCTCGACCCGCCGCCCCGCCCCGCTCAAGCTCGACCCGACCCGGACCCCGGGCGAGCGCGGCTCCTACTACCAGCCGGAGGCGGCGCCCCCGGTGACCCGGTGA
- a CDS encoding tetratricopeptide repeat protein, protein MNRLRRPLLLALLAAACSHAPSKQERDSSEIHNGLGLEALRNHRPQDAMREFDAALAANEALPEAHLGRGVAFELFGRTAEAEKEYRRAAELRPDYSEAHNDLGQLLARTGRPKEALAEFDAALGNMYYETPIYARKNRALVLYYQLDRKDEGFAEIRAAVAQNPRSCEALEALGGMQLDQGRTGDALETFERWARTCERDPGAWREMGLVHLRRGDAEKARNAFERCVELGGEGEMANDCRHRHDLLQ, encoded by the coding sequence ATGAATCGACTGCGCCGCCCGCTGCTCCTCGCCCTCCTCGCCGCCGCCTGCTCCCACGCCCCCAGCAAGCAGGAGCGGGACTCCTCCGAGATCCACAACGGGCTCGGCCTGGAGGCCCTCCGCAACCACCGCCCGCAGGACGCCATGCGCGAGTTCGACGCCGCGCTCGCCGCCAACGAGGCGCTCCCGGAGGCGCACCTCGGCCGCGGGGTGGCCTTCGAGCTCTTCGGGCGGACCGCCGAGGCCGAGAAGGAGTACCGCCGGGCCGCCGAGCTGCGGCCGGACTACTCGGAGGCGCACAACGACCTCGGGCAGCTGCTGGCGCGCACCGGCCGGCCCAAGGAGGCGCTGGCCGAGTTCGACGCCGCGCTCGGCAACATGTACTACGAGACTCCCATCTACGCCCGGAAGAACCGCGCGCTCGTGCTGTACTACCAGCTCGATCGCAAGGACGAGGGCTTCGCCGAGATCCGGGCCGCGGTGGCGCAGAACCCGCGCAGCTGCGAGGCGCTCGAGGCGCTCGGGGGCATGCAGCTCGACCAGGGCCGGACCGGCGACGCGCTCGAGACCTTCGAGCGCTGGGCCCGGACCTGCGAGCGCGACCCGGGGGCCTGGCGGGAGATGGGGCTCGTCCACCTCCGGCGCGGCGACGCCGAGAAGGCGCGGAACGCCTTCGAGCGCTGCGTGGAGCTGGGCGGCGAGGGCGAGATGGCGAACGACTGCCGCCACCGGCACGATCTCCTCCAGTGA
- the glyQ gene encoding glycine--tRNA ligase subunit alpha, with protein MNFQELILTLQGYWASRGCILAQGYDLEVGAGTMNPSTFLRVLGPEPWNVAYVEPSRRPSDGRFGENPNRLHQHHQFQVILKPSPPDVQELYLGSLKAIGIDPKEHDIRFVEDDWESPTLGAWGLGWEVWCDGMEITQFTYFQQAGGFEVKPVAAELTYGLERIAMYLQDVENVYDVEWVKGIKYREVFHRSEVEFSEYSFRESDPKMLFELFGVYEAECKRLLERKLPLPAYDYCLKCSHAFNLLDARGAISVTERAAYIGRVRALARGCAEGYLRMREELGFPLLRAAQAAAKGAARKPAKKKGKAA; from the coding sequence GTGAACTTCCAGGAACTGATCCTCACCCTGCAGGGCTACTGGGCGAGCCGCGGGTGCATCCTCGCCCAGGGCTACGACCTCGAGGTCGGCGCGGGCACCATGAACCCGTCCACCTTCCTGCGCGTCCTCGGCCCCGAGCCGTGGAACGTGGCCTACGTCGAGCCCTCGCGCCGCCCCTCCGACGGCCGCTTCGGCGAGAACCCGAACCGGCTCCACCAGCACCACCAGTTCCAGGTGATCCTGAAGCCCTCGCCCCCGGACGTGCAGGAGCTCTACCTCGGGTCGCTCAAGGCCATCGGCATCGACCCCAAGGAGCACGACATCCGCTTCGTCGAGGACGACTGGGAGAGCCCCACGCTGGGCGCCTGGGGCCTCGGCTGGGAGGTCTGGTGCGACGGGATGGAGATCACCCAGTTCACCTACTTCCAGCAGGCCGGCGGCTTCGAGGTGAAGCCGGTGGCCGCCGAGCTCACCTACGGGCTCGAGCGGATCGCGATGTACCTGCAGGACGTCGAGAACGTGTACGACGTCGAGTGGGTGAAGGGGATCAAGTACCGCGAGGTCTTCCACCGCTCCGAGGTGGAGTTCAGCGAGTACAGCTTCCGCGAGAGCGATCCGAAGATGCTGTTCGAGCTCTTCGGCGTGTACGAGGCGGAGTGCAAGCGGCTCCTGGAGCGGAAGCTCCCGCTGCCCGCCTACGACTACTGCCTCAAGTGCTCGCACGCGTTCAACCTGCTCGACGCCCGGGGCGCCATCAGCGTGACCGAGCGGGCCGCCTACATCGGCCGGGTGCGGGCGCTCGCCCGCGGCTGCGCCGAGGGGTACCTCCGGATGCGCGAGGAGCTCGGGTTCCCGCTGCTCCGGGCGGCGCAGGCGGCGGCGAAGGGCGCGGCGCGCAAGCCCGCGAAGAAGAAGGGCAAGGCGGCCTAG